The Methanosphaera sp. sequence CTCACTAACTATCTCATTAAGATCTCCATGATATACTTCTTTAAGTTCACTTAATGTATCAGGCTGAGTTTTAGATAAAAAATCAAAAAATAAGTCACAATCCATAGCACAAGATTTATCAAAATCATGACTTTTTCTTATAATAAAATTATTTTCATCCTTAAGATAATTAATAAAAAACCTCTGAAAATCACATTCTTTAAGAACATTAATCATCTACCATAACCTCTTTTTTACCTGTCACATACTCATAAATAAGAGACTTCTCATACTCCTTAAGAACCTCTAACTGCTCCTCTTTTAAAGCAATAACTTCATCAATACTAGAAACCTTCTCATCTAAATACTCAGCAATTTCTTCTTGTTCTTTTAATGATGGTAATGGAATATATTGATTTTTTATTGTTGTTGCTGTAATTAATGGTTGTGCAGTTCCTGAAGCTAATAAATCATATGGTAATAATTTAAGTACATAATATAAAAATCTAAGATTTATATGAGTATTATTTTTAATTATTAATGCATTATCTGATACCCAAACATCTTTAACTATGAAAAAAGTTCCAGTAGTTTTTACTTTTGCTCCAACCCTTCCCATTATTAAAACTTCCTCATATACATTTTTTTTATTTATATTTCCAATTTTTCCATTTGCACCCATGATATCATATTTACCATTATCTACATAATCATTCTTTGAAACATATTCACCACTATTAATACTACAAACACTTTTTATTTTGGAAGTTCTCCAGTTTTCAGGTATCTTATCTATCCATTCAACACCACTATCTTTCAAAGAAACATTATCATCAAGTCCCCTTGTAACTACTTCAGAAATTAATGATAACTTATACTCTTTAAGAATTTGAACTTGTTCTTTAATTTCATGAGAAATTTCATTTATATCTGAACATTTTTTATTTAAATAATTTGTAATTTCTTTTTGTTCTGATATTGGAGGAAGTAAAAAAGGCATACTTTTTAGAAAATTTCCATCCACATGTGGAATTCCCATCCCATTAGTATTCTTTTTAAGTTCAATTTCCATAAATTTTAAATAAAATTTTCCATAATCATTTATTAATTTCTGATGATTCTTAGATAATATTGCTGTTGTAGAAGGTGCATATCC is a genomic window containing:
- a CDS encoding restriction endonuclease subunit S, with amino-acid sequence MGKLRLKFVYNIKKAKLPSKFYDDNSLTPYLSMDYIRGKDVVLKYAEDGDLVEEDDILLLWDGSKAGEIILDHPKGYAPSTTAILSKNHQKLINDYGKFYLKFMEIELKKNTNGMGIPHVDGNFLKSMPFLLPPISEQKEITNYLNKKCSDINEISHEIKEQVQILKEYKLSLISEVVTRGLDDNVSLKDSGVEWIDKIPENWRTSKIKSVCSINSGEYVSKNDYVDNGKYDIMGANGKIGNINKKNVYEEVLIMGRVGAKVKTTGTFFIVKDVWVSDNALIIKNNTHINLRFLYYVLKLLPYDLLASGTAQPLITATTIKNQYIPLPSLKEQEEIAEYLDEKVSSIDEVIALKEEQLEVLKEYEKSLIYEYVTGKKEVMVDD